Proteins encoded within one genomic window of Rhinolophus sinicus isolate RSC01 linkage group LG05, ASM3656204v1, whole genome shotgun sequence:
- the ZC3H8 gene encoding zinc finger CCCH domain-containing protein 8, producing MDFENLFSKPPNPALGRKPATDSDNRISDEIDDTEIEETQGEKIKWEVKLEREPIPKKFRHFGNSPKNLLRRKSRSKDYDVYSDDVCGQESEDNFAKELQQYIQAKEMAKAAQSLPFPEESMKKEEDKGARKAVKQNNKNLKAARKNGKQKKMKRKWAGAADKGSNASPGNRGTQEQGGEPREKQQHVHMSQGFINQHTVERKGKQVCKYFLERKCIKGDQCKFDHDAEIEKKKEMCKFYVQGYCTRGENCLYLHNEYPCKFYHTGTKCYQGEHCKFSHAPLTADTQELLAKVLDTEKKSS from the exons ATGGATTTTGAGAATCTTTTCTCCAAACCCCCCAACCCGGCCCTCGGCAGGAAGCCGGCCACGGACTCCGATAACAG AATCAGTGATGAAATAGATGATACAGAAATTGAAGAAAcacaaggagagaaaataaaatgggaagtaAAACTGGAGCGTGAGCCTATCCCCAAAAAG tTTAGGCACTTTGGAAACTCCCCGAAGAATTTGCTACGTAGAAAATCAAGAAGTAAGGACTATGATGTATACAGTGATGATGTTTGCGGTCAGGAATCTGAAGATAATTTCGCTAAAGAGCTTCAGCAGTATATACAAGCTAAAGAAATGGCAAAAGCCGCACAGTCCTTACCGTTTCCTGAAGAGTccatgaagaaagaggaagacaaaggTGCCCGGAAAG CtgttaaacaaaacaataaaaaccttaAAGCTGCCCGCAAGAAtggtaaacagaagaaaatgaagcgGAAGTGGGCTGGCGCTGCAGACAAGGGCTCAAACGCGTCACCAGGGAACAGGGGCACGCAGGAACAG GGTGGTGAGCCCAGAGAGAAGCAGCAGCACGTGCACATGAGTCAGGGGTTCATCAACCAGCACACTGTGGAGCGCAAGGGAAAGCAAGTGTGTAAATATTTCCTCGAAAGGAAATGCATTAAG GGAGACCAGTGTAAATTTGACCATGATGCagagatagagaagaaaaaggaaatgtgtaAGTTTTATGTACAGGGATATTGTACCAGAGGCGAAAACTGTCTGTATTTGCATA ATGAATACCCTTGCAAGTTTTACCATACAGGAACAAAATGTTACCAGGGAGAGCACTGCAAGTTTTCACATGCCCCTCTGACTGCTGACACACAAGAACTGCTGGCTAAA GTTTTGGATACTGAAAAGAAgtcatcatga